Proteins found in one Sphingobium sp. V4 genomic segment:
- a CDS encoding FecR domain-containing protein: MIDLSYFSKTRRIDRQAHKWVMRMLDDPQSHTEKLQRWMAISPDHQAAYKRVVTEVGYASDAATLLPSLRVSASSASSQWNWQRPTYFAAAAAVAGGVLVAVGWHFYSPSRTNLPGIASQVQTVSIADGEKEIRLADGSTVLMRGATTIHVRFGSTERAIDLLSGRARFNVKHDLARPFVVYAKGGSVTAVGTIFEVSVVRDVRVQLIEGHVRVAMPPRKDEPKGRQILLSPGEKAVFSQEQAPAPQPSVSERQSAPRNLTTFDDVPVAVIVAEVNRRSAIKIELVDETAGQQRIFAELNLDDADAVARKIATGLGLAIDRNTPGLIRLLKSH; encoded by the coding sequence CGAGAAACTACAGCGTTGGATGGCTATCAGCCCGGATCATCAGGCCGCCTACAAAAGGGTCGTGACCGAGGTGGGCTACGCCAGCGATGCCGCCACGCTCCTACCGTCTCTTCGCGTCAGCGCAAGCTCTGCATCTAGCCAATGGAACTGGCAAAGGCCGACCTATTTCGCCGCAGCCGCTGCGGTCGCCGGCGGTGTTCTCGTCGCCGTTGGTTGGCATTTCTATTCTCCCAGCAGGACGAACCTTCCCGGGATAGCCAGCCAGGTTCAAACGGTGTCGATAGCCGACGGTGAAAAGGAAATAAGGCTCGCCGACGGCTCGACCGTTCTCATGCGTGGCGCAACCACAATCCACGTCCGCTTCGGCTCCACAGAACGCGCCATCGACCTTTTGAGCGGCCGTGCGCGCTTTAACGTGAAGCATGACTTGGCGCGTCCCTTTGTCGTGTACGCGAAAGGTGGCAGCGTTACCGCTGTCGGCACGATCTTCGAGGTAAGCGTCGTACGAGACGTCCGGGTGCAGCTGATCGAGGGGCATGTACGGGTTGCGATGCCACCCAGGAAGGATGAGCCGAAAGGACGGCAAATTCTCCTCTCCCCTGGAGAGAAAGCAGTCTTTTCGCAAGAACAGGCGCCCGCGCCACAGCCGTCTGTCAGTGAGAGGCAATCAGCACCGCGAAACCTGACCACATTCGATGACGTTCCCGTCGCGGTCATCGTCGCAGAGGTCAACAGGCGTTCCGCGATAAAGATCGAGTTGGTCGATGAGACCGCCGGCCAGCAAAGAATTTTTGCTGAGCTGAACCTTGATGATGCCGATGCCGTAGCCCGGAAAATCGCGACCGGGCTCGGATTGGCGATCGACCGTAACACCCCTGGTTTGATTAGGCTTTTGAAAAGTCACTAA